A part of Botrytis cinerea B05.10 chromosome 2, complete sequence genomic DNA contains:
- the Bcspc3 gene encoding Bcspc3, whose protein sequence is MHSSVVRIQNVFGFFTTVAFVVAALIACTDIISPRTPSAKVDVKDIQVVKGRPHYYSTKKEEYAHIRFSLNADFSSLFNWNTKQVFVYVSASWPSNSSEPQVLNNEAVIWDTIITNPSADHLQNIGPAAMKKLVKSSKGKSIDPSRGILKLKNQKAKYQITQPGGKLASTEGVVLKVHYNVQPWVGALTWTPQIEFLGWKKVKGGVSKVFGLPALKEKKKAAEEKTKQKGV, encoded by the exons ATGCATTCCTCCGTCGTGCGCATCCAAAATGTCTTTGGATTCTTCACCACAGTGGCATTCGTCGTCGCAGCTTTGATCGCATGCACAGATATCATTTCGCCCCGTACACCCAGTGCCAAAGTAGACGTAAAGGATATCCAAGT CGTAAAAGGACGTCCGCATTACTATTCCacgaaaaaagaagaatacgCACATATCCGTTTCTCTCTCAACGCAGatttctcctccctcttcaaCTGGAACACTAAACAAGTTTTCGTCTATGTTTCTGCATCATGGCCTTCCAATTCTTCGGAGCCTCAAGTTTTGAATAACGAAGCGGTTATCTGGGATACGATTATTACGAATCCAAGCGCGGATCATTTGCAGAATATTGGGCCGGCtgcgatgaagaaattggttaAGAGTAGTAAGGGAAAGAGTATTGATCCTTCAAG AGGCATCCTGAAactcaagaatcaaaaagcaaaatacCAAATCACGCAACCGGGTGGAAAACTTGCCTCAACAGAAGGAGTCGTATTGAAGGTTCATTATAATGTGCAGCCATGGGTTGGCGCACTTACTTGGACTCCTCAGATAGAATTTTTGGGTTGGAAAAAGGTCAAGGGGGGTGTGAGTAAGGTTTTTGGATTACCGGCTctgaaggaaaagaagaaggctgCAGAGGAGAAAACAAAGCAGAAGGGTGTTTAG
- the Bchfa1 gene encoding Bchfa1 produces MSQPFRRIKRLLIANRGEIATRILSTARELNIETYTLYTTNDSSHTLHSTHSIQLPSPSSYLDISTLISIVQKHNIDTIHPGYGFLSESAEFAERMWREANAIVIVPGSQILERTGDKLMARNLAQECHVPILPALQVPTDDVSQLQSFASEFGYPIIIKAVDGGGGRGIRIVTRENELEEMLKAALRESPSKKAFAEKAAVDGYRHVEVQIIGDGKGGVRHLWERECSVQRRFQKVVEFAPCSITDRGVVEKVIESALRMARKVDYYSLGTFEFLVRQSQPPEFYFLEINPRLQVEHTITESLASGIDLVKVQLLLAQGNTLSSLISSSLPSSPLTPPQIHSLQLRITAESPSQNFSLSPGKISSSYFPSGNGIRVDTHLNPSTPAIIGTDFDSLLAKLIITAPTWQDIVAKAKRALDDTYIIGIETNLDLLRAIIDSDAFRKQKCDTRWLEKELPVLLKSAKKISEGSKRSAVPVLTSSLPTLPSSSSVVFRPRDAWNIELSPDESSTSGDKSAKLAPIPYHMQITRILTNNFPSSLKANILFTSPSSATTKSTPYILSLTSSSNPTSQQSSHRLGNPQNPNHITTPFPGKLIEINVEKGDQIVAGQTICVIRQMKMEVEVRSPRNGVVRWIFGDGEEDRWEEEVEGEDVGVGVLVCELEEDEESGNVRKSKL; encoded by the exons ATGTCACAACCCTTCCGCCGTATCAAGCGTCTTCTCATAGCCAACAG aggagaaatagCAACGCGTATTCTATCCACAGCACGCGAACTGAACATAGAAACCTACACTCTTTACACCACCAACGACTCGTCACATACTCTCCACTcaacccattccattcaactcccatctccctcttcatATCTCGATATCTCAACTCTGATCTCTATTGttcaaaaacacaatatTGATACTATTCACCCAGGCTATGGATTCCTCTCCGAATCTGCCGAGTTTGCAGAAAGAATGTGGAGAGAAGCTAATGCAATCGTGATTGTGCCTGGATCTCAAATCTTAGAAAGAACAGGTGATAAATTAATGGCGAGAAATCTTGCACAGGAATGTCACGTTCCTATTCTCCCAGCTCTTCAAGTCCCTACAGATGATGTGTCTCAACTCCAGAGTTTTGCATCAGAGTTCGGTTAtcctattattattaaagccgtagatggaggagggggtCGCGGTATCAGGATTGTGACAAGAGAAAACGAACTAGAAGAGATGCTAAAAGCAGCGTTAAGAGAAAGTCCAAGCAAGAAAGCTTTTGCAGAGAAAGCGGCCGTGGATGGATATAGACATGTAGAAGTACAAATTATTGGCGATGGTAAAGGAGGAGTAAGACATCTTTGGGAGAGGGAATGTAGCGTTCaaagaagatttcaaaaagtaGTGGAGTTTGCTCCTTGTTCGATCACGGATAGGGGGGTTGTGGAGAAGGTCATCGAAAGTGCGTTGAGGATGGCCAGGAAGGTGGACTATTACTCGCTTGGAACTTTCGAATTTCTCGTTCGCCAATCACAGCCGCCGGAATTCTATTTTCTGGAAATCAATCCTCGTTTACAAGTCGAACATACAATTACCGAATCTCTGGCCTCTGGTATCGATCTCGTCAAAGTCCAGCTTCTTCTAGCTCAAGGAAAtactctctcatctctcatctcttcatctcttccttcGTCTCCATTAACACCACCACAAATCCACTCTTTGCAACTGCGCATTACAGCCGAATCACCCTCTCAAAATTTCTCACTCAGCCCCGGAAAAATCTCATCCTCTTATTTTCCTTCTGGAAACGGTATTCGAGTAGATACTCATCTAAATCCTTCAACCCCTGCAATCATTGGCACGGATTTCGATAGTCTACTAGCAAAGCTCATTATTACTGCACCTACCTGGCAAGATATTGTTGCGAAAGCTAAACGAGCATTAGATGATACATATATCATTGGCATTGAAAcaaatttggatttgttaAGAGCAATTATCGATAGTGATGCTTTTAGAAAGCAAAAATGCGATACGAGATGGTTAGAGAAAGAATTACCGGTGTTGCTCAAATCCGCCAAGAAGATAAGCGAGGGCTCGAAGCGTTCGGCAGTACCGGTGTTGACGAGCTCATTACCAACTTTACCATCTTCATCGAGTGTAGTGTTCCGTCCGAGAGATGCGTGGAATATCGAACTTAGTCCTGATGAATCTTCCACCTCGGGTGATAAATCGGCGAAGTTGGCGCCGATTCCATATCACATGCAAATAACCCGCATTCTCACCAAcaattttccttcatctctcAAAGCCAACATCTTATTCACTTCTCCGTCCTCCGCCACCACAAAATCAACCCCCTACATACTCTCGCTTACCTCCTCTTCAAACCCTACCTCCCAACAATCTTCCCATCGTCTAGGTaacccccaaaatccaaaccaTATAACAACACCTTTCCCGGGAAAACTTATTGAAATTAACGTCGAGAAAGGAGATCAGATAGTAGCTGGCCAAACAATCTGTGTGATTAgacagatgaagatggaagttGAAGTTAGGAGCCCAAGGAATGGGGTTGTGAGGTGGATttttggggatggggaggaagATCGTTGGGaagaggaggtggagggggaggatgTGGGGGTTGGGGTGCTGGTTTGTGagttggaagaagatgaggagagcGGAAATGTAAGGAAGAGTAAATTGTAA
- the BccnA gene encoding BccnA, which produces MDGEDQPKTPLTPLAPAGIENRMQVDNALRAIHQKKPVPEIDFTLHTMEDGSQVSTMERVCKDVQAPAMVPPTDQQFFSPQDPSKPNLQFLKQHFYREGRLTEEQALFILEEGTKVLKQEPNLLEMDAPITVCGDVHGQYYDLMKLFEVGGDPADTRYLFLGDYVDRGYFSIECVLYLWSLKIWYPNSLWLLRGNHECRHLTDYFTFKLECKHKYSERIYEACMDSFCALPLAAVMNKQFLCIHGGLSPELHTLDDLKSIDRFREPPTHGLMCDILWADPLEEFGQEKTSEFFIHNHVRGCSYFFSYPAACNFLEKNNLLSIIRAHEAQDAGYRMYRKTRTTGFPSVMTIFSAPNYLDVYNNKAAVLKYENNVMNIRQFNCTPHPYWLPNFMDVFTWSLPFVGEKITDMLLAILSTSSEDELKDDQTPSSTSPGPISPPINSPMDPESIEYKRRAIKNKILAIGRLSRVFQVLREESERVTELKTAAGGRLPAGTLMLGAEGIKNAITNFEDARKVDLQNERLPPSHEEVTRQNEEGREQALERAKREADNDKGLQLLSRRLSTDRKK; this is translated from the exons ATGGACGGCGAGGATCAACCCAAAACCCCGCTGACCCCACTTGCGCCAGCGGGCATTGAGAACAGGATGCAAGTTGATAATGCCTTGCGAGCAATTCATCAGAAGAAACCTGTGCCAGAGATTGATTTTACTCTGCATActatggaagatggaagtcAAGTGAGCACGATGGAAAGAGTGTGCAAAG ATGTACAAGCACCTGCCATGGTCCCACCGACAGATCAACAATTCTTCTCGCCACAAGATCCATCCAAGCCAAATTTACAGTTCTTGAAGCAACATTTCTACAGAGAAGGTCGCTTGACCGAAGAACAAGCTCTGTTCATTCTCGAGGAGGGCACAAAAGTATTGAAGCAAGAGCCTAACcttttggagatggatgcGCCAATCACTGTTTGTGGCGATGTTCATGGACAATATTACGATTTAATGAAGCTTTTTGAAGTGGGTGGAGATCCAGCTGATACCAGATACCTCTTCTTGGGAGATTATGTCGACAGAGGTTACTTCAGTATTGAGTGTGTGTTATATCTTTGGTCTTTGAAGATCTGGTACCCAAACAGCTTGTGGCTACTTCGAGGAAACCACGAATGTAGGCATTTGACAGATTACTTCACATTCAAGCTTGAATGTAAGCACAAGTATTCAGAGAGAATCTACGAAGCATGCATGGATTCATTCTGTGCATTGCCTTTAGCGGCTGTTATGAACAAACAATTCTTGTGTATTCATGGAGGTTTGAGTCCTGAGTTACACACCTTAGATGATCTCAAGAGC ATTGATCGATTCCGCGAACCTCCCACTCACGGTCTTATGTGCGATATCTTATGGGCAGATCCATTGGAGGAGTTTGGACAGGAAAAAACTTCCGAGTTCTTCATTCATAATCACGTCCGAGGTTGCTCATACTTCTTCTCATACCCTGCTGCATGCAACTTCCTTGAGAAAAATAACCTTCTTTCAATCATCCGAGCACATGAGGCACAAGATGCTGGTTACAGAATGTACAGGAAGACTCGAACAACCGGATTTCCTAGTGTTATGACCATTTTCTCGGCACCCAATTATCTCGATGTCTATAACAACAAGGCCGCTGTACTAAAGTATGAGAACAACGTTATGAACATCAGACAGTTCAATTGCACTCCTCATCCTTACTGGCTACCAAACTTCATGGACGTTTTCACCTGGTCTCTACCTTTCGTTGGAGAGAAGATTACCGATATGTTACTCGCAATTCTTAGCACTTCTTCAGAGGATGAGCTCAAGGATGATCAAACTCCATCAAGCACTTCTCCAGGTCCTATATCGCCTCCAATCAATTCTCCAATGGATCCGGAATCCATCGAGTACAAGAGAAGAGCaatcaagaacaaaattcTTGCAATCGGTCGTCTTTCACGAGTCTTCCAAGTTTTAAGAGAGGAATCCGAGAGAGTTACCGAACTGAAGACTGCAGCTGGTGGTAGACTTCCTGCTGGAACTTTGATGCTTGGAGCAGAAGGTATCAAGAACGCGATTACTAATTTTGAGGATGCACGAAAGGTTGATTTGCAAAACGAACGTCTCCCACCTAGTCACGAAGAAGTCACGAGACAGAACGAAGAGGGACGAGAGCAAGCATTGGAGAGAGCAAAGAGGGAGGCTGATAATGATAAGGGGTTACAATTGCTTTCCAGAAGGCTTAGCAC TGATCGTaagaaataa